The genomic region GGCTTGAATCCCGTCTGACCATCATTTGAGCAGGTGCCCAGAGCATTTCAGAGGATGACTGGTTTCTCTGGCTGTTATTTCTTCGACCTACAAAACTGGCAGCTCCTGTAACCATGCCTGAGGGATCTCCGTTCTTCATATGTGTTCCCGTTTCTTCATGGTCTACTGGTTTCCAGGAACTGATATCTTCAGGGAGCGTGAGCCTTTTTGGTCTGCGGTCTGTTCTCACTGGTGATTTGATCTTGTAGTCGGTTCTTAAGCCAATAGAGAGCTGCAGCCCCGGAGCATTTTCGAACATGTCTTCTTCTGAGGTAGATGAACGGATTGGTTCAATGGGTGCTGAGGGAGAATGGGTAATTGGGATTTTTATATGATCTCTAAATAGTACTGCAGCGCCTACATTGGTTACAGCCCCTTGGAGTGTTGTTTCTGATGTATTGGGTTTGTTCTTTGCAGGGAGGAATTGACGCTCTCTCTGATTCACTTTCAGCCAGGCTTGGTCCTGAAACTTTGTGGATTCAAATGGCCTTCCGGCTGATGAAATCCCGGACCTGTTGGCGCTGAATGTGTCGTTGGAACTGCTGGTTCTTCCTGTTAAGGATGGCAGGCTTGGTGGATCACTGTACCCAAAAGTTGCTCTTTCCTTAGCGGCGTTGCAATTGTCTTGGTGTTCTATGAAGCTTTCCACTCTACAAAAAGAAAAGCCAACGGTTTTCAATGTCGGTTGGTGGACAAGCGGGTCACACATCCATGTTCATAGTCAATGCAATTAACAGCTACAGAAGGGAAATGAACATAATTGCAGAGGAGCCATGCCATGCACTCAATTTCAGTTTTCTATGTACTTAAAAGCCCTAAAATGGCTCCATAAGATTGGCCAGAacacatatataaataaatacatacatataaatagatACCTAGAGAAAACTCTAAAAGGATTTGTTCTTATATATACATCCATATATGAACAAATACCTGGAGAAAACTCTGCCACAGTCACAGGAATGTCCTCTGGTACCACAGGTCTTGAGGTGGGCTTTGTAATCGGATTGAACAGCATAGCCCTTAGAGCACTTCTCACACTTCCATTGCTTCTCGATGCTGTGTTTCCTCCTGAAGTGTTTCTTGATGCCAACCAGGTCTCCAAGAGCATGGCACGGATCATTGTGCAGGCAAGTTGGATCTGGACACACATACACCCGTTTGCGAATTTCCGGTGTGGGTCTTTTCAAGAGCTTCCATGGCACTTTGTGCCTGCGCCTGTGCATCTGCAGATTTTGATCTCTCTGGAAGCCCTGGTTGCATATCTCGCATACATATCTATCGGATTCCATTAACGTCTTGGGCGACAATGCCACCACCTCTGCATCGGGATCTGCTcatcacaacaacaacaaaaacaaccaattttatgaataaatacatacacatatacatatatataaacgcATCAAATTTACGGTCCTAAACAAGACTTGAGGAAgcaaattagaaaaggaaaagcaAACCGTACCAGGCGTTCCTGCAGGACGGCGTTTccgtttgttgttgttgttgttattggcgGCGGCGGAGGAAGAAAGCTGAAGAGGAGACGAGCAATTGAATCCCGGAATGGATTGGATATGATGAGACCCAGAAGTGCCCGAGGCAGCTGTTCCAGGCGAGGGCAAGGCCGTCATATTTGACAAACTAAGAGCCACCTCCAAAGAGGGCTTTAGCAGAGAGCACAGGGAATTACTTAATGCATGCATACATAcccacaaagaaagaaagaaagaaacaaacttCTTATTCAAACATGGCTCCTTATTGTATCAATCACTGATTGCCTAGGCTACCCAAACATACTAAACAAACTTCTTATTGAATCATGCTTCGTTATTATATCAATCTCTGATTACCTAGGCTACCCAAACATACGAAACAAACTTCTTATTGAATCGTGGCTTCCTTATTCTATCAATCTCTGATTGCCTAGGCTACTACCCAAACATACaaccaaatacagtagtgataccCATCAGTCATCTAATCccaagcatgtatatatatacatataaaacaaTAGTGGCAAGATGAAGAGATTAAATAAAGGAATGAGATGAGCTCCAGGCATGGACAGAAAGAACCCCACGCTGGCCAACTGTATTAGCACTCGCCACCAGAATTAGTGGCCCTATTCATAGCCTGCAGGCTTTGCAACTCTTATCATAATTAGCCCCTGAAGGAAGGAAGGAAAAAAACTCTGGGATAAATAGCAAAACGGCTTTATGGTTTGGATTATAATGCTAATGAATAAACCAAAAAGCCAAATGTCTGTTCTGTAAAAGTAGAAAGGAGCGAataatatatatacctatatgctTTGTGAAGCTCACCGGGAGTTGAGATGGCGGTCTAAATTTTTTTCAGTCTGGCACTAGGAATTCCTCTATTTGGCTTTGTTGGACTGACCCGTTAAACGGACTGCTTGGATTAGCGGGCCCGTTGCATAATTTTATGCCTTCATGCAATTTTGTTGTCGTACTAACGGATGCCCTACGCAGACAAAAGCACGtattagaaggaaataataacCCGTCGAGAGAACAAAAGCTCCTTCCACGAGGAACAAATTCACCCGCACGAAGACTCATTTGTAACGAAAACCGCTCCGAGTCTGTGCACGTGCGGAGGCCATTATGATATTTTAAAAAACCCTGGTCGTCGACGACTCGACTGCTTCCCTCGTTAACAGAAAACCATCCTTTGGATACTAACTAGTAGTTTGGGAATAAAAAAGATTTCAATGACGTTGATGACATCAAAAATCCCAATTTCATTATGTTATCTTTACATATTTTCATTGTCACATTTCTTATTAGCTATGGACTTGCGAGTTGGATTGGAAAAAGGTTATTTATGAGATGGAATCAATAGTTTTGGTTTTTCTTTTCAATAATTGGAAATCTTCTCAAGTCTTCTTGAAAGTTGGTTTTTTATGTGGGTCAGATTCTTCGTATAGATTGAAATTTTGATTCTATCTTTTTAAATCATTAGTACAAATAGAGTTCCACAATCCATGTCAAAAATTACATcttgtttttagatttgattgtgtttGAACTTTTGGATCAACGTTTCGGGTCACACTCTCTgaaccatcatcaagatgaaagaaagagagtttaagGAGATGCAAAATGTTCACACTTCATGAACCATTTTGCATCTCcttaaactctctttctttctcatGAACCATTTTGCATCTCcttaaactctctttctttcatcctgatgatggttcACAAAGTGTGACCCGAAAAATTGATCCAAAAGTTtagacacaatcaaatctagaatcaAGAAATAATTCTTTAAATCATACTCCTCATTAGTGGAATGCTAttgctgattgtttggctaaatggGCATCTGATGTTGATGGCAGTTGGAATGTTATGGGTTGCGGATCTCTTTCTTCAACTTATTGCCCCAAACTTCTTTCACCCCCCTTCAACCAGATAATTTTGTATGTTTTTCTCACTGATTATAGAATTTCAAATGAACCATTACTTAATGCATGAACCATTTTGCATCTCcttaaactctctttctttcatccCGATGATGGTTCACAAAGTGTGACTCGAAAAATTGAACCAAAAGTTtagacacaatcaaatctagaatcaAGAAATAATTCTTTAAATCATACTCCTCATTAGTGGAATGCTAttgctgattgtttggctaaatggGCATCTGATGTTGATGGCAGTTGGAATGTTATGGGTTGCGGATCTCTTTCTTCAACTTATTGCCCCAAACTTCTTTCACCCCCCTTCAACCAGATAATTTTGTATGTTTTTCTCACTGATTATAGAATTTGATCACAAAACTAACTATTATCCCAATTTTATGTTAtctttaatttttttccattatcgGATCTCTTATTGGCCTCGGAGAAAGTTTGCGAATAGGGCCGGAAAAAAGTTATTTGTGAGATGGATTCAATTGTTTTGGTTTCCCTTTTGAATTATGGGAAAACGCCTCAAGTCTTCTTGGAAGTTGGCTCTTTATGCGGGTCAAATTCTTTGCctcatttgaaattttgattccGTCTCTTTTACTCATATTCCTCACGAATGATATGTTGTTGCTGATTGTCAAGTTAAATTAGTTTCTATATTAGTTATAATTAGAATGTTATAAATTGAAAATCTCTTGCTTTAACTCACGGCTCGCAACTTCTTTTACTCTTTCCAGTTGatagtatttaattttttttcttaatgaTTTTAGATTTTGATCACACTAATCCTTACTTCCTCAAATTACTCGTATAGACTGCCCAACTTTAAAAAACAATGTTCTGTTTAGAGAGATAATGAGTAAAATGCCCTTGGGGTGGTTTCTTGTGCATATGAATGAATGTGAGGGGTTGAAGGTCAAAGTCCATATTGCTTACGTTGGCATTCTGTGGTGTGTTTCACATCAGGGTGGTCAGACAAATTTATTATGAAGCACAGAGACGTATGATGCGCTTATCCTTTTGTCTTTATACTTATGGATGGGCTCTGCCATTGCCGGCCTTCACAGAGCGTAGATCCTTTCCCCATCTACTCTCCCCCtaatacaaacaaaattcctacGTGGACTGTTTTCGGTCGATTCCTTGCATGAACTTGTGCGTGAGATATGACTTGGGGATTGATTACGCGGCCATTTTCGCAGACCTAGCTTTGTTACTTTAGTCGTCATGAGTATCACAATTACAGAACTAGATGCTGTTTTGTGGGTTCCGTTAAAGAGTTTTTCTCCTGAATTGTTACGGTCGGAGAAGATTTAACGAGTTAAATCTGCAAAAATGTATCATTGAGATATTAATAAGAAGCACGAGATCCTCCATGAGTATGTGACCTGTGATGAAAGCCTTTTTCTCGAGTGTCTTGTTGTCTCATGGGTAGGGCCGGGTGGGGTTTTTTATTCTTGCTGAATTGTACGACCCTCAGCGGTGCTCAATAATTGATAAGCTAATGCTCTGCCTTCCATTCCACAAGGACGTCAGCTTTTAGTTATATATTTGTATCTTTATAAAGACTACTGATGACATATTCATCATGGTAATGATAATACCCATCTTGACATGTGATTCTGCTTTACAACGCTCTGTGATAAAATCAATACTATTTGCAAGTGGTTAAATAAATATCCATGTTTGTTTCAATTGTGGTTTACCATTTCGGAAAGTATGTCATTGAAAGGAAAATGGTCCTGCCAAAGGAACTTGTAGTTTGGGAAATTATGATCTCACAAACTTCCACAGTTAACTTTTCCTATTCACTTTCCATATTTGGTGTGCAAAGGAAATACAGTGGAAGATGTGGACATGgagacggtgatggtgatggttaAGAGTATATAAAGTGTCATATGGTTAAGATGTGTAGACAATTGTTTATGAAAGTGGGTTTTGATGGTATAATATTTTTACTATTAAGGTGTATGGTAAGTCATAAAGTATAGAAATTGTGTGGATTGTTGGGACTCAAATTATTGAATTATGGATAGATAAAACTGATAAAAAATCCCTTCTAATTCCATTTCTTTATCTCTATTCAAGAATTAAATCTAAATCAATTTATTTTCTCATCCCAAATCCTTTGAAGACAACTGTGGATAATGTGTGAGAATTAAATATATGAATGAGCATGATTAATATTAGTCAGGAGGCCTATAATTGAAACCATTTATGGGCCCTTAAAAGGCAAATGCCTAGATTATAAGAATacaaaattttcttttgaaaagaGGAGTATAAAATTGACATTTGAAAAGGAATGGTGGAGGATGTAAGAAATGTTTGAGACGAATGCATGATTCCCTATAAGTTTTAAATAATACTTACTTTGTAGTACAAATATTATAAGAAATAATTTCTAAGTACTAAATGCATGTTGTTTTAGTTAATGCAGAGGAAAATGGAAAGCTAGTGTACCAAAAAATAGCAATAGGAAACACTAAAAGGACATAGGACCGGTCCTTCCACACATGATCATTATTCTTCTTTTGTGATGGAAGAGCTTTACCTTTTAATTCAAAGGTCCTTTTCAAGTGGCTTAAAAGTTCAATGCAATTAATAGAAGTGGGGGTGGTTTGAGAAAGTGGGAGTTTGGGAGTTTGGAATTTAAAGTAATATGTGTCTCTTCTATGCTTTGGACATTCAAACAATTTGTGTTTATAATAATCAAAATTAAAAGTAAGTTCTATAATAATAGATAAAacagaagaaaattttgaaagtTATGTATCAATTTTTATAAATTGTTTAAGTTTATTCTTGTTCCAAACCAACAATATATTTTTCATTCTATTCAAATCCTTACCTACTTACCCGACTAAAATAAATCATCATGATCAACAAAGAAGAATCTCTTCTATATCTTATTTTTCATGCTAAGTTTTTAAATCATAGTTATTAGAAAGGAAGATAATAACCACATGTGCAAGAGCAAGATAGCATTGGAGAATCGGTAGCTATCAGATCTAATATTTGAAAGGAAAGTGAGTTAGAGGTCCCAAACTTAGTGGGTGACCATTTGCAGGGCCCTCCCATGGTCCTAATTCAATGATGGTCTCACTAGCTCAATCCTCGATTCGTATCATTTGTTCCTTTCTGGCATTATTTTCGCAGCGTCCTTTCTTAGCACCTAACTTGAGTATAGTCATGAAGTTAATATTATAGAGCTTTGCCCAAACACCCACGTGCACCTGAGAAATACGATTTGATTGCCACAGAGTGCATATATCAATGGCATCATTTGTTCTTTCTTTCGATCTcttctattggagagaagatgcCAAGCAAAGATCGCCACTATCTGAGTCACCATCAACACTTAATCATCAATGCACCTAACAAAGCTGTATCTTTCTAGGAATCCATATAATTAACGCTTTAAGAAACTTCCTCATGCCATTACCAGTGAAACAAATAATGACCCTTCTTTTAGCACTCCATCTTAATAAGAAAAGGTATATCAACCAATCTTTTGCCTTTAAAACTCTGTATCCAGCTCGTGTACGTTGACctgaatatattaaaataaaaaaaaacacacaTCCCCGGTCGATAGATTCCACATGCTACACCCATTCTCTGGTTATTCAATAACAAATAAACAAATTTACTCTTTCAGAAGCAATAACAAATATTTATTCTTCTTTTTAATTGTACTGGATGAATCGATAAAAGATTCTTTGGACgagtttttaaataatattaatactggtgaagttgaatgttTCTTAATGAGTTCATCATGGATTAAGTCTCATTGAATGCAATATATGGACATCATAAAAGATGAGATCAAGATATGTCGAGAGATCAATCAACAAAATAGATACTGAAAAAGTTTTTCATCTAAAAACCCATATTCTTATGTCCATAATTAAAAATCCTTTGAAATCTTCTATgaaatagatacatacatacataaataaataaataatcaatcttCATCTTAAGAGAAATGAAAACGatgatgaaatgcatgataataatctTCTTCTTTCCAATGCCAATAGATAAATGGATAAACATTCTTAGATCTATCTAAATCTAGTCTTCATGAAGTTGAATAATTATTAATGAGTCTacaaggatcaagtcttgttgagtgcaaggtcACAACATTTTAAGTGATAAGATCAAAGATTATGTCCTCGACGGATTTGATCAACTAGATACACCTCAATCCTTGACACTTAATCGAAATAATTCCAATCTAAGAACCCATACTTTTATTTTAGATACTCTTCCTTTTATGTCCAAAGAGCATTTAATGGAATAGATACTCTTCAGTCCTTAACTGCTAGCCGAAGAGGTTTCAACCTAAAAACCCATACTCTTATATGCGATAGTTAAAAATCTTTTGTAAATGATATAAAATCTTCTATGAatgaaatacatacatacataaataaataaataatttgaagaGAAATGAAAACAATGATGAAATGTATCACAATAATCTTCTGCCCAATTTCAATGGATAAATGGATAAACATTCTCGACTCTATTTAAATTCAATtcttggtgaagttgaatggctcttAATGAGTCTATAGGGATCAAGTCTTGATGAATGCAAGGTCACAACATCATAACTGATGAGATCAAAGATTGTGTCCGAGATGAATTTGGTCGAGTGGGTACACCTCAATCCTTGACTCTTAATCTAGAAACCCATACTCGTATATGCAGTAGTTAAAAATCTTTTGTAAATGATATAAATCTTCTATGAatgaaatacatacatacataaatgaaAATGACGATGAAATGTATCATAATAATCTTCTATCCAATTTCAATGGATAAATGGATAAAACATTCTTGACTCTATTGAAATTTAATCTTCATGAAATTGAATGGTTCTTAGCAAGTCTGCAGGGATCAAGTCTTGATGAGTGCAAGGTTACAACATCATAATTGATGAGATCAAGATTGTGTCCGAAATGAATTTAATCGAGTGGGTATACCTCAATCCTAAGATTGTTAAAAATTCTTtagagagatatataaaataaatagATAGACACATGATCATAATCTTGATCTTAAGGAAAATGAAAACTATGATGAATGGCATGATAATAAAGATTCGTGAGTATAAGTACCCGGGCCCCTGTCCGTTTAAGTGAGCCGACCACTGAACTGAACAGTTGCAGAGGGACGTGGGCGTTACTGTAGGAGGAGAGTGACAAGAGGTTCACTCACGGTGCACACTAGCCCTAAACCAGATAAGCCCTAGAAACAACCAGGGTGACGTTTGTAGATAAGATGATCGACTACTTGCAGAGAAAAAGGGTGAAAAGTTGTGTCTGGCCTGTAGCTTTTGCCTCTTTACGCCCAATTGCAATCCCTAACAGTGTTGTGAAAGACATTCGGTGTATCTGTCAGCCTCCAGATATAAAAAGAGATGACGGCCATCAGACCACCTCTTTCTATCCCATCTTTTCTCCCTTTGCTTTATTTTGCATATTATGCTTCACAGCTAAGGAGTGGTGTCTGGATGTGTTTATAGTTTTCGATAAATATTCCTATACCAGATAACGCCCAACGACACAGAAAGCAAGTAAAAATTTGTAAGCTGGAAGTGCAGCATTAAATTTGCTACAAATGTGATGGCTTGGCGGATTAATCAACAAGAGACAAAAGGACTTGCTATTCCTTAACCATCTTTCAACAACTAGTGGACAAGAACAAAATACGTTGCTGATGTGACTGAAAATGTAGACTTCATTAAAACAAGAAAATTAACTTAAAATATTTGTGGCCTTTTGATGATAGCCTATTGGGGAAAGGTGACTACTCTTGCCCAGACTTTCCCGTGATAATAATAATGCAAGAAAAACAAAATCCTATCCAAACATGAATGTCCAAAAATTTTGGACCTTCCCTTGAGAATAAATTAACCTGGGTAAATTGAAACAAAATATAAATCAATGGGAATCTTCCTAACTAGGATCAATCAAGACTATCTTTCATATATgagaaaataaactatttctatataaAAATGGTTTAATATTCCTAGCAATAAGGAGGAATGAAATGTagggtttataattttttaatgagacaaatattatttaatttttactcATTTAGATTATAATTTACATGTTGTTTATAAagtttttgtttttattaattataacatttatttagatatttgaataaaTCTTAATTTTTGAGTGAAATATTATTTACTTTCATTGTAATATATTCATAAcatttattttctaaagttatcaTCCAAAATATGTGGGTTATTCTTCACCTAGGTCATTGAAAAAGTATTTTTCCACAAAGATATGATTGAGATGTGGGTACACTTCTATGTATTGGCTATATATTCTCTAATGACAAGGATCAATCATGCCCAATAAATATTCTTATCTCTTTGACCAAATATCATTATGAATTTCAATgtgccaaagtttgacaattttcattATTAATAAATTCCATCACCATTAACCTCTTATATATATTCCACAATcttcatttaatatttaaattatacaTTTTCTAATCTTTTCACTTTCTATGGATGTATCACAAGGACTTGAATTACCCTCTTTTTATGGATGTTATACATTATTTCATTCAGGTTTTTTAATAGAGATGAGAAATTTGTAGTTGCTATACAAGAATTGCATCTTCTTGGAACTCATATAGGATGAAATCAAGTGAGTATAGCTCTTTTTGGTAAAGAGGAAGCACAAATTGGAGTTTTGAACTTATATTCTCTAGAGTTGTATTTATACCCTAGTGTGaaagattaaaaaatattaaaatttatgcaATTAACTATAGATTAATTTGGTTGAGTATACACTGgctaatttaaaatataaatgtgTACATATTTATTTCATACATAGAGCATATATTTTAAACCATTATACAATAATTATATCAACTTGTCATATATAATAATTAGCATCTCATTATATCTTCTCTTTATACGATAGCCTTCTCAACTATAAATGCACTTTATTTTctaatttatgattttaaatgtaTACCACTATATGTTTATTATATTAGATATGTAGGGTAGGGCCCTAAGCCCAATACATATAATTtaacaaagaaaaatatagaaacatAGAAATTGCAAGACTGGCACCCTAGTGAGAACTCTATCTATATGAAACATAAATATGAAAAAAGCTAACATAGAAAATATACCTCCAATATTGAATCAAATAGTCCATAGACTCCTTCCATGTAGTCTTCTATTGAGAATTATTTGAATTCTTTTTTCTAGATTCTTATGTATCCTTCACACTACCCTGCTTCTGGACACTAATTATTGATTTTTGACTACCCTATAATAGTGCCTATAAAATATTTCTTTATTATCCCATCAGTGACATTCACAAGTTTGCCAAGAGAAATATCAATTTTCTTTACCCCAGATTCATAATTactgataagaaaaagaaaatatcattAACTTTATAAGTTCGACTCAATTTCTATTCTTGCATATATTTTTGGCCTCTCCCATTTTTCTTTTGACAATAGTGACATATGGCTTAAGGGAGTCAAGTGTTTGAGTTTTGGTTAAAATGagatgttgatgtgtttttattgatgtcaacatgttttggttgtcattagtgattAGTTGGTATATTTGATATTGAGTTTCTTGTGCAGTTGTGTTGACAGATTTTCTCCACATATCTTCTATGTTGTACATCTATTCATGCTGCTTGGATATGttatgttggcattttcatgaagattgcattaatgatatgttatgttgtcattgatgtcaattaaccggtaatgatattgttgatattgttgtaatattgttttgtaaccggtaggaagagctagtgaaggaaactataaccgaaagcattgtgaaatgaagttttacttatgttagtaaaagcatttggatgtttatgagtttgaagttgtttactattatttTGTTGTAACAGTGAACCATGTTATCttgagagtttttatcttgacagtgatattgcattgatagttctaagtttactttaagagattgattttgagattggtgaaattagtatcagtttttctatctaccgattcaccccccaccctctcagtagttgatcagatTATTTTTCTTTCATCATGCCATCAACTGGTATGAGAGCATATCaaatcctctaaggtctaagcctaacaacttaaggtaaagatcttgcagaacatgatgaagaaagaaggtctgagtttaatagagagaactataggatatggagtgacataatgaaaatttatatcaagagtcttggaagccagtattgggagcatgtcaatactcaatatgttgcacctactgggattttGACTATTGATccgaagaaagagcaacaagaaaatcatcaagcattagaggctattatcaattctttgtctgatgcaaagtatgtagacgttcatggtctagagactgcatatgaggtatggaaaaaaattgaagagatttatagcggtgatgaacatgttaagatcactaaagaagagagtctaagaggaaagtttgatgacatgcagatggccgaaggtgagaatatccagcagtatggtcaaaggataaaagagagtcagtgaaattaagagtgcaggaggtaaagtggaagatgccacagtgattagtaaggtactgagaaccctactactggtctatgctatccgagttgcagccattcaggaggtAAAGtctattgaaaaaactaaggtaactcttgactccatcattggcaagcttactacttttgagttaaatggttatgatggtagtgtacagaaatctgagtcttCATTTAGAGcctctgtttctaacccatctatgaggaaaagtagagatgcccgTCACAATTATGAacctagatccagtagagaagatgatgatgaagacattttagttgagcttgaagcattgttggccaagcggttgcccagaggtataggtaaatatagaggtaaattacctttgaaatgttttgcatgcaacaagattggacccTTTtctactaactatcctaatggtgataaacacaaatgagagaaattcaagaagtataagggtaaaggcaaaagagattgtcttattgctattgatggtggtatcactgatgaggaatctgatggtgatgctaatgaagacattgtgtttgtagccattaaagaggagatatttGATCAGAAGGCgttagtatccaagatggataactctgatgattggatcattgatagtggttgtttacatcacatgaccgatgaccagagaaaatttctttctttgaaggagtttgatggcggagttgtaagatttggtaatgactcaccctgcatggttaaaggtaagggaactatttctcttaatggaaagagtagtgcagatgatgtctattgggttgaaggtttaaagcacaatcttttgagtgtggcacaactcaatgacaaaggatacccattggagtttaagaacggtatgtgcaaaatctatgggagcaaatgtgaattgattgcaaccgagaagcaaactaaaggtaacctgtttcaccttaatcctaaattcaacaactatttaattgcaaagatagatgatagttggctttggcataggatattttgtcatataaactttgatagcattgttaaagtgagtaattccaagacagtgagaggttttcctc from Cryptomeria japonica chromosome 3, Sugi_1.0, whole genome shotgun sequence harbors:
- the LOC131054393 gene encoding zinc finger protein ENHYDROUS, encoding MHALSNSLCSLLKPSLEVALSLSNMTALPSPGTAASGTSGSHHIQSIPGFNCSSPLQLSSSAAANNNNNNKRKRRPAGTPDPDAEVVALSPKTLMESDRYVCEICNQGFQRDQNLQMHRRRHKVPWKLLKRPTPEIRKRVYVCPDPTCLHNDPCHALGDLVGIKKHFRRKHSIEKQWKCEKCSKGYAVQSDYKAHLKTCGTRGHSCDCGRVFSRVESFIEHQDNCNAAKERATFGYSDPPSLPSLTGRTSSSNDTFSANRSGISSAGRPFESTKFQDQAWLKVNQRERQFLPAKNKPNTSETTLQGAVTNVGAAVLFRDHIKIPITHSPSAPIEPIRSSTSEEDMFENAPGLQLSIGLRTDYKIKSPVRTDRRPKRLTLPEDISSWKPVDHEETGTHMKNGDPSGMVTGAASFVGRRNNSQRNQSSSEMLWAPAQMMVRRDSSLLYLPWISGQQNAATESLGSKTEMPSAQSDIAGAELLKRQAREQLRQASQEKASAEQARDLAKRQIELAEAEFATAKRLQEQARAQLAHAQQLKEQATRRIDETRLEITCQACRQQFMCHVNAVSSSSNGLQLELQSDFQGCTNDPKKEA